Genomic DNA from Epinephelus fuscoguttatus linkage group LG14, E.fuscoguttatus.final_Chr_v1:
CAGATACCAAACCAATGAAGTCTCAGGACCTCACGCTTGACTCTGTAAACTTTGCCCGCGATGGAAGGGGAACCTCCTCACCCTTGGCTTGAAGTAAGCTGGGGTCAAACTGCAGCCGCAGCAGGCCTCAGCAGGTGACACTTGCATGTGGGTGTATTTTTGCCTCTTGCAAATCCATCCTGATATGAGTTTAGAATACCACCAATGTCGTCTTCATGGGGGTTGAAGGAAGGGAAGTGACTAAATGAGACAGTGAGCCATCTTCTTTTCTAAACTAGCTGTCTTTCCAATGTTCTTGacctatttttttcccctttaagcCAGTGTGAGTGAAGGTTTCTATCTGGCTCTCACAAAGCCGTGTTTCAAGTACATACGCCGTATTGTCTATGAACCTGTATAACAGTGGGAGGATGTTAAGCTGTGTAGCTGGGGGAGTGTTACCTAATTGGATCATATCACTAACGGGACAGGGTGTCAGTGAGATTCCTCTCACTTGCACCCTCTCAACACTACTGATGTACCAACACCTCCACCTCCCATATCTCAATACTTGCACCAGTTCACACATCGCAGGCTAGCTCTCATGGCTGGCAGCAGTGATTGACCTCCGATGGATATGAGCAGCAAGCTTGAATCAAAGATTCATATACATCAAGTCTTTGAGCTGTTATGTCTCTGCGATCACTGAATTTTAGCAGCTGTTGCCCGTTGCCTTTATTGATAGAAAGCTATTACCATAATATCATACATTCTTTATGTGGAAAATATTGGCAGATGCTGTACCGATGGTGATGACTGTGTGCAAAGTGGCCTAAATTAAATGCATTTCTTCTCTCTTGTGTCTTTCTCCTTCACTTCAGAATGGCGGTGGATATCTACGACTCTCAGTATCTGCTCATCCTGGCCCCTTCCCTGGTCATCGCCCTCATGTTCCTCTTCTTCTGGCTCTTCATGAAGGAAACTTCTTACGATGAGGTGCTGGCCAGGCAGAAACGCGACCTTAAGTTACCACCATCCAAGCCAGACACCCGTAAGAAGaatgaaaagaagaagagcaagAAGAAGGAGAGTGCCACTGGAGGAGGCGGTGGAGGTGGCGGAGGTGGAGGAGAGTCGGAAGAGGATCTTCGGGATTTCGATATGGCTGATGGTGCCAACAGCTCCACCATGGAGGTAGAGGAGGAACTCGCACCAGTGGCTACACCAGACCCTGCTCCATCAACACCTATTCCCTATGTGCCTGTCTCAGTTTCAACTGAGGCTCCTGCTggtctgagagagagaaagaagaaggagaaaaaggcTGCAAAGGCCGCtgctgcagcggctgcagctgcagcagcagcagctgctgcagctgcttctTCTGAGGAGCCGGAAGTGAATGGCTCAAAGCCGGTCAGCCGCAAGACAGAGTCACCTCTGGCTGCGGGCAAACAGTCCAgccctccctctccccagctTGAGGCTCAGGTCCAGGTCCAAGTCGCTCAGGCTCCTGTTCAGGCTCAGACCCCTCCCCAGATCTCTggaaagaagaaggagaagaagaaacaaaaagcaGAGCCTGGTGAGTCGCCATGGGTACAGTTAAAAAAGGGTGTGTTGCATAGTTTCTTGTGGAAAAGATGGAAATTGCTAACACTTTTACTCACTAAATTCCTCCTAAGTCACAGTGGATGACCAGCAGCCAGAGGTTAAGGCTGAGCATGCCCCAGCTCTAGTCAAGAAGGAAGCTCCCATTGTGGCTGAAACCAAAGTTCTGGATGGTGCAACCCCAAGTGCTACCACTGGCAAGAAGAAAAACTCTGCCAAGAAGCAGAAGACCGAGCCTGGTAATGATGATACAGTGGTCCCATGTGTTAAATTATATCTCAGTTTCTTTAAAATATCAGGACACATGCTTTTCACCTTGTaatcaacctttttttttctcaaatccAGTAGATGAAGCCCATGTTCTGGCTGACTCAGCAGCTTCTGCCAATCACCAGGCGGGCCACAACGATGATGTACCATCCAAAGGGAGTGGCAAGAAACAGAAGAATGAGACTGACAAAGGTAAGGGGGGAGAAAGCAAGCCTTATGTAGTATCTGGTTCTTTTTGCTATCCTATATCTACTACCCAGCTACGTAATAAAGTCCTAAAATGCATCTCTTGCATGTTTTAACAGAGAACACGGAGGTGAAGCTGAAGGAGCTGCTGTCTGGTCTGTCCAGCCTGGCTCTGTCAGAGGCCGAGGTTGTCAGCGTGATGGCTCTCCTCCGGGAGAAGAGCCCTAATGCCTTGGACGCCTGGCACAAAGTAAGAGATTAATAAGTGATACATTTGAATTAGGTGTTGTAGCAAGTGACAATTTCACACTATTTGCAATTTGGCAGGAGACCTGGTATTTGTAGTTGGACTTGCTgtgctttctttttaaacgtTTCGTGTCTCACCACCAGTCTGCAGCTAGACCAGACCCTGCCGCACAGGAACGAGAGAGACTTCTTACGACTCTGCAGGAGGAGGCTTCCATTGCCAAGGACAAAGTGAAGCAGCTCAGCCAGGTCTGGGATCCCATGCTTTACTTAATAAAGTACACGATATGATAAATGATTTATTCCCAACTTATTCTGTGTATAGAGTAATCCTGTTTGTTTCGATGAAGAGCTTCATATGCCCCCTTACTTCTTCTTAGGAGCTTCAGGTCGAGAAGCAAAAGACAGGTCGGGTGGAGGCCATGATGAGAGAGCAACGTGCAGCCATGGAGAAAGAACTCGGCAGCATGCAGGGCAAAGCACAGGGCAGCTACCAGGAGCTCCAGACCATGCAAATAAAGGTGAGCTGGACTTTGAAAAATATGAAGGAATCCAGACCTCTTGGCATTCCTTTCAGGGCTGCATGAAGACTAAATCCTCTTGTTTATGTGTAGTTCCAGCAGGTGAGGGAGCAGCTGGAGAGCCAGATCACTCGACTGCAGCAGGAGAACGGCATCCTGAGGGACGCAGTCAGCTCTGCCACTAACCAGATGGAGAGCAAGTAAGTGTTGCATTACAATAGACAAGACCCAACTGGTCATGCTTTGTAGAGATTCGTATACGTCTCATCTGCTGATCTGAGGTGAAACAGTCATAGTGGTCCAATTCATATTAGAATTTTAGCGTATTGCCATTTTAGCGCTGGCTTCCTTTCTCCAAATCATCCTTCATTCCTTTTGCCTATATTACTCACATTAAGACATCCATCTGTACGCCCAGTTACACAATGTGAAATGCCCCTGACAGGCTATTATAATTTAATGCAACAACATCCCACAATAATGCCCCATCGACCATTTTCACATCACTCATTTGTGCTTATGTCCGTGTGTTGCCTGATAGGAATTCAGCAGAGCTGAACAAGCTGCGTTCTGAGTATGCCGGTCTGATGAAAGAGCTGGCAGACAACAACAgcaagctgcagcaggaggagcaCCAGAGGAAGTCACTGGAGGTCAGCTACAAGCAGAACGTGTCCCAGCTGGAGGTACGCTAATCCAGATGCACAATGTGTTTATTTAGCCCGTGCCTCAGTTTCCCCAGCCGAGACAAAAATGAACtgagctgttaaaaaaaaaaaaaaaaaggaaaaaaatcctgGGCCGTGCTGCACAGCTTCAATTCTGGTTAGCGGGCGTGGTAACATTACCAAGGAAGTGGGAGGAGGTTGTAGTGGAAGTCCTGGGGAGGGCTGTGGGAAATTGAACCTGAGTTGGGAGCACTGTGTTGGCTTTGAAAGCTGGAATGTTTGAGGCTTTGTGCTGTGTAAGAACAACACTTTCCTACGAGACACCCAGATCAGCCTTTCCTGCCTTTTCATTAGCTGCGATGTAAGATGGATTTTTAAGTTGCTGGCTCGACACGGAAGAGTCTCAGCAAAAGAAGCTGAGAGCAGTGCCAGGAGCTGAGAttttgatgacagaaacacacaaactagACTAATCAATTAAAAAGTCTACAAGATGTTTTGTAATTTAGATTAGCCGTTTGCTGAAGCCATTTTCTCATATAAATTCTAGACAGTGTCTGGAGAGTTTCGCTTTCAAATgtagcacacaacaggagattgtCTGTGTCAGAAGTGTTTTCACCTACTGGAAATAATCTGTTTGATTTAGGTGAGGAATGGTGCCTGAGTAGAGcgtgcaggaggcaggacatgacaCAGATTTCACTGCGGTCATGTAGCCATTTCGTAATTTGGTCACAAACAACAGACTTTCTCCATTCCTTGGCTTTGTCTGACAATTTCAGCCTCAGCCCTTACCGACAGAAGTTCCCGAGTCTTGTCATCTCTCCAGTTAGATGTTATTGTTTGGTTTCCTTTTCGTTTGTAAATCGTTCATCTTCATGTAAATGGCCCTTCATCTTCACCCTTGGATGTTTATTTTCTTCCGGTTTCGTGTGAGCGCTATGATAGAAACATCATCCACATTCCGAATCACTTGCTGTAAACTACTGGCTCTGTTTACACATGGGCTCAATCAgacattacacagactttgtaCCAGGGAGCTTACATGATAGAGTCCATTTAATTTCCAATCCAACTGATTCAGACATTTGCATTCTCACGTACGGCTCCTCTGCGTAATGTTTCaataatttcaggtttgcagtgcatgtgtgaaagcagCTTTAGTCTGGAGCTGTGAGGAAAAATAGCCTGGAGAATCGCAGGCATGTAGAACAGGTGGCCTGATGCAAATTAACCTGTCAGTGACCCCATACTAATGATATTGACAGTGAGAGGAAAGACGATTGATAAATTTAATTTGTTAGTTTACCTGGTGTAGAGTGGCGATAGGGTACTTGTTTTCTGTTATAATGTGTGGGAGAAAAGTGTTAACCAAATTGGATATCTCTCCATCCGTAGGCCCAGCTGCAGGATGCTAAGCGCCGTTGGGAAGAACTGCAGAATTTCCTCCACAATGTCAACgctgagagagagaaacttcAGGCCTCAAAGCAAGGTgataaaataaatcacactAAAAAATGTAACCTTGAACTTGTTGCTTCTTCTACATCAAAGTAAATCGTCAGGTTGCATTCAGCAACTgattgtttgtgtatgtgtgggtgcaGAGCTTCACAGCCAGCTGTTGGCAGTGGAGACAGAGATGAACAACAAGAACAAGGAGATCCAGACCCTGCACGGCAGCCTGACTGAAGCCATGGTTTCCAAGGAGCGGCTGGAGCAGAGAGTGATGGAACTTATGGAGATGTCCCAGCACAGTATGCCTGATGACTCGCTGCAAGCCCGGGTTCAGGTGAGCTTCACAGCATCATGAAAATTTAGGAATGTAGTGAATAGCAAAGTGCATCTTTGCTTATCGGATTATATGTGTGAATTTATCAACTTGAGCTGTCACATTGTGTTTGGACTGAGagtgtaaataaaagcttcaggTAGTGTTCACACCAGTAAGATGCAGCAGAGACGGAGCAAGTGGAGAtggctttatagataaaaatgAGATTTTATCTGTAGCGTGAGACGTGCGTGTGAAACACTCGCCGTCTAGACACACGGTGGATTCCAGGTGGTGGCTCTGTAGGATTGTTTCCGACTCTTTTGAGCCAAACATTTTCAATAACTCCAGAGCATTATAAAATCCAGAAGTCAAAACTGCTCGACAAAACACATGGACTCATTTAACAAAAATCCCAACATGTGTTACGTGCTTATCCAATAAAATATTCTGCTTCAATCCATATTTGTGTATGTTTACCCTttcaaaaacaatgttttcactGTGGTCACTAAACCATTTGCTCTCTTGCTTGCCACACACAGTGGGAGGCACACACATGTATTTATGGAGCATGCGCAGCATCGTAACAGCGCCATTCTttacattattcatttttaaaaagttgatttaattaaaatttaGACTTAATAATTGATCTGTTGAATCACTTTATTCAAACCGTGTCTGATAATTTTCATTCAAAAACCTCAATAGAAGCTTTGATTATCAAAAAAATGATATTCACTAAAGCCTTATGACATCGATGGATTCTTGACATACATTTTATTACGCTGAAGTGTTAATTCCACATTCGGGTGCAAATTCAGTATCTTTGAGCAGAGCAACGCACACTTCTTGCATACATTAATGCAGTCTGTGTTTAACAGGACcttatgaatgaaaacaaaggcCTTCACGTCCAGAGCGAGACCCTGCAAGTCCAGAATGAGACCCTGCAGGCCCAGATCTCTTCACAGGTATGTGGGTCAACCTCATTTATCCATGTTTAGTTAGAGGAAAAAATGCCCGCCTACATAACTGTATGTATGT
This window encodes:
- the ktn1 gene encoding kinectin isoform X4, giving the protein MAVDIYDSQYLLILAPSLVIALMFLFFWLFMKETSYDEVLARQKRDLKLPPSKPDTRKKNEKKKSKKKESATGGGGGGGGGGGESEEDLRDFDMADGANSSTMEVEEELAPVATPDPAPSTPIPYVPVSVSTEAPAGLRERKKKEKKAAKAAAAAAAAAAAAAAAAASSEEPEVNGSKPVSRKTESPLAAGKQSSPPSPQLEAQVQVQVAQAPVQAQTPPQISGKKKEKKKQKAEPVTVDDQQPEVKAEHAPALVKKEAPIVAETKVLDGATPSATTGKKKNSAKKQKTEPVDEAHVLADSAASANHQAGHNDDVPSKGSGKKQKNETDKENTEVKLKELLSGLSSLALSEAEVVSVMALLREKSPNALDAWHKSAARPDPAAQERERLLTTLQEEASIAKDKVKQLSQELQVEKQKTGRVEAMMREQRAAMEKELGSMQGKAQGSYQELQTMQIKFQQVREQLESQITRLQQENGILRDAVSSATNQMESKNSAELNKLRSEYAGLMKELADNNSKLQQEEHQRKSLEVSYKQNVSQLEAQLQDAKRRWEELQNFLHNVNAEREKLQASKQELHSQLLAVETEMNNKNKEIQTLHGSLTEAMVSKERLEQRVMELMEMSQHSMPDDSLQARVQDLMNENKGLHVQSETLQVQNETLQAQISSQVSHVSHIEELQKLLADKELQRKSLEDSLNAERSSGASRETNMQALHNENMSLKAELQKLQAQISEQTASQMALDQFQKSVREKEDNMKTVEDLLEKGLIEVANKEEELKVVREEHEALKQETEALKRQIAEQVSSESIVEELQSKIQEKDEKLRSMEESLQTAQDTSSTREKAVEALEQQLAALQEEMEQLRQKETPEELTSCGSQLQEVEAQLEAKDHEIQMLEAELEARTKELSEKVEQIHQQQSHTAVPSPELLTALSEKEKQVSDLQGELAELRDSVELHRKKNNELREKNWSAMEALSATEAMLQGKLGKAVKENQTVLAMCQAECRDVLHRLLPHVPLPSEQNHQEWLHRFEGAAAESSAAQSTPASGDSKGLAEKLQEAEEAQKILQKDCETYKKVLAETEGILQRLQSSVEQEESRWRVKLELSQGELREMSQKVTALEQEIERLTDGAELENLRREKQHLESELERAERESATYVTEVRELKTQLTQTLSKLETEENERQKVAGDLYTAQQSLDLIQGELSKVTDNADDLIENSSLSSQREEIDRKEKMTAGLNQTVRELQQLLQGVSRQLTKGQEGEADKDLPKV
- the ktn1 gene encoding kinectin isoform X1, with protein sequence MAVDIYDSQYLLILAPSLVIALMFLFFWLFMKETSYDEVLARQKRDLKLPPSKPDTRKKNEKKKSKKKESATGGGGGGGGGGGESEEDLRDFDMADGANSSTMEVEEELAPVATPDPAPSTPIPYVPVSVSTEAPAGLRERKKKEKKAAKAAAAAAAAAAAAAAAAASSEEPEVNGSKPVSRKTESPLAAGKQSSPPSPQLEAQVQVQVAQAPVQAQTPPQISGKKKEKKKQKAEPVTVDDQQPEVKAEHAPALVKKEAPIVAETKVLDGATPSATTGKKKNSAKKQKTEPVDEAHVLADSAASANHQAGHNDDVPSKGSGKKQKNETDKENTEVKLKELLSGLSSLALSEAEVVSVMALLREKSPNALDAWHKSAARPDPAAQERERLLTTLQEEASIAKDKVKQLSQELQVEKQKTGRVEAMMREQRAAMEKELGSMQGKAQGSYQELQTMQIKFQQVREQLESQITRLQQENGILRDAVSSATNQMESKNSAELNKLRSEYAGLMKELADNNSKLQQEEHQRKSLEVSYKQNVSQLEAQLQDAKRRWEELQNFLHNVNAEREKLQASKQELHSQLLAVETEMNNKNKEIQTLHGSLTEAMVSKERLEQRVMELMEMSQHSMPDDSLQARVQDLMNENKGLHVQSETLQVQNETLQAQISSQVSHVSHIEELQKLLADKELQRKSLEDSLNAERSSGASRETNMQALHNENMSLKAELQKLQAQISEQTASQMALDQFQKSVREKEDNMKTVEDLLEKGLIEVANKEEELKVVREEHEALKQETEALKRQIAEQVSSESIVEELQSKIQEKDEKLRSMEESLQTAQDTSSTREKAVEALEQQLAALQEEMEQLRQKETPEELTSCGSQLQEVEAQLEAKDHEIQMLEAELEARTKELSEKVEQIHQQQSHTAVPSPELLTALSEKEKQVSDLQGELAELRDSVELHRKKNNELREKNWSAMEALSATEAMLQGKLGKAVKENQTVLAMCQAECRDVLHRLLPHVPLPSEQNHQEWLHRFEGAAAESSAAQSTPASGDSKGLAEKLQEAEEAQKILQKDCETYKKVLAETEGILQRLQSSVEQEESRWRVKLELSQGELREMSQKVTALEQEIERLTDGAELENLRREKQHLESELERAERESATYVTEVRELKDLLTELQTRLDGSYTEAIRQNEELNLLKTQLTQTLSKLETEENERQKVAGDLYTAQQSLDLIQGELSKVTDNADDLIENSSLSSQREEIDRKEKMTAGLNQTVRELQQLLQGVSRQLTKGQEGEADKDLPKV
- the ktn1 gene encoding kinectin isoform X5; translated protein: MAVDIYDSQYLLILAPSLVIALMFLFFWLFMKETSYDEVLARQKRDLKLPPSKPDTRKKNEKKKSKKKESATGGGGGGGGGGGESEEDLRDFDMADGANSSTMEVEEELAPVATPDPAPSTPIPYVPVSVSTEAPAGLRERKKKEKKAAKAAAAAAAAAAAAAAAAASSEEPEVNGSKPVSRKTESPLAAGKQSSPPSPQLEAQVQVQVAQAPVQAQTPPQISGKKKEKKKQKAEPVTVDDQQPEVKAEHAPALVKKEAPIVAETKVLDGATPSATTGKKKNSAKKQKTEPVDEAHVLADSAASANHQAGHNDDVPSKGSGKKQKNETDKENTEVKLKELLSGLSSLALSEAEVVSVMALLREKSPNALDAWHKSAARPDPAAQERERLLTTLQEEASIAKDKVKQLSQELQVEKQKTGRVEAMMREQRAAMEKELGSMQGKAQGSYQELQTMQIKFQQVREQLESQITRLQQENGILRDAVSSATNQMESKNSAELNKLRSEYAGLMKELADNNSKLQQEEHQRKSLEVSYKQNVSQLEAQLQDAKRRWEELQNFLHNVNAEREKLQASKQELHSQLLAVETEMNNKNKEIQTLHGSLTEAMVSKERLEQRVMELMEMSQHSMPDDSLQARVQDLMNENKGLHVQSETLQVQNETLQAQISSQVSHVSHIEELQKLLADKELQRKSLEDSLNAERSSGASRETNMQALHNENMSLKAELQKLQAQISEQTASQMALDQFQKSVREKEDNMKTVEDLLEKGLIEVANKEEELKVVREEHEALKQETEALKRQIAEQVSSESIVEELQSKIQEKDEKLRSMEESLQTAQDTSSTREKAVEALEQQLAALQEEMEQLRQKETPEELTSCGSQLQEVEAQLEAKDHEIQMLEAELEARTKELSEKVEQIHQQQSHTAVPSPELLTALSEKEKQVSDLQGELAELRDSVELHRKKNNENQTVLAMCQAECRDVLHRLLPHVPLPSEQNHQEWLHRFEGAAAESSAAQSTPASGDSKGLAEKLQEAEEAQKILQKDCETYKKVLAETEGILQRLQSSVEQEESRWRVKLELSQGELREMSQKVTALEQEIERLTDGAELENLRREKQHLESELERAERESATYVTEVRELKDLLTELQTRLDGSYTEAIRQNEELNLLKTQLTQTLSKLETEENERQKVAGDLYTAQQSLDLIQGELSKVTDNADDLIENSSLSSQREEIDRKEKMTAGLNQTVRELQQLLQGVSRQLTKGQEGEADKDLPKV
- the ktn1 gene encoding kinectin isoform X2, which translates into the protein MAVDIYDSQYLLILAPSLVIALMFLFFWLFMKETSYDEVLARQKRDLKLPPSKPDTRKKNEKKKSKKKESATGGGGGGGGGGGESEEDLRDFDMADGANSSTMEVEEELAPVATPDPAPSTPIPYVPVSVSTEAPAGLRERKKKEKKAAKAAAAAAAAAAAAAAAAASSEEPEVNGSKPVSRKTESPLAAGKQSSPPSPQLEAQVQVQVAQAPVQAQTPPQISGKKKEKKKQKAEPVTVDDQQPEVKAEHAPALVKKEAPIVAETKVLDGATPSATTGKKKNSAKKQKTEPDEAHVLADSAASANHQAGHNDDVPSKGSGKKQKNETDKENTEVKLKELLSGLSSLALSEAEVVSVMALLREKSPNALDAWHKSAARPDPAAQERERLLTTLQEEASIAKDKVKQLSQELQVEKQKTGRVEAMMREQRAAMEKELGSMQGKAQGSYQELQTMQIKFQQVREQLESQITRLQQENGILRDAVSSATNQMESKNSAELNKLRSEYAGLMKELADNNSKLQQEEHQRKSLEVSYKQNVSQLEAQLQDAKRRWEELQNFLHNVNAEREKLQASKQELHSQLLAVETEMNNKNKEIQTLHGSLTEAMVSKERLEQRVMELMEMSQHSMPDDSLQARVQDLMNENKGLHVQSETLQVQNETLQAQISSQVSHVSHIEELQKLLADKELQRKSLEDSLNAERSSGASRETNMQALHNENMSLKAELQKLQAQISEQTASQMALDQFQKSVREKEDNMKTVEDLLEKGLIEVANKEEELKVVREEHEALKQETEALKRQIAEQVSSESIVEELQSKIQEKDEKLRSMEESLQTAQDTSSTREKAVEALEQQLAALQEEMEQLRQKETPEELTSCGSQLQEVEAQLEAKDHEIQMLEAELEARTKELSEKVEQIHQQQSHTAVPSPELLTALSEKEKQVSDLQGELAELRDSVELHRKKNNELREKNWSAMEALSATEAMLQGKLGKAVKENQTVLAMCQAECRDVLHRLLPHVPLPSEQNHQEWLHRFEGAAAESSAAQSTPASGDSKGLAEKLQEAEEAQKILQKDCETYKKVLAETEGILQRLQSSVEQEESRWRVKLELSQGELREMSQKVTALEQEIERLTDGAELENLRREKQHLESELERAERESATYVTEVRELKDLLTELQTRLDGSYTEAIRQNEELNLLKTQLTQTLSKLETEENERQKVAGDLYTAQQSLDLIQGELSKVTDNADDLIENSSLSSQREEIDRKEKMTAGLNQTVRELQQLLQGVSRQLTKGQEGEADKDLPKV
- the ktn1 gene encoding kinectin isoform X3 encodes the protein MAVDIYDSQYLLILAPSLVIALMFLFFWLFMKETSYDEVLARQKRDLKLPPSKPDTRKKNEKKKSKKKESATGGGGGGGGGGGESEEDLRDFDMADGANSSTMEVEEELAPVATPDPAPSTPIPYVPVSVSTEAPAGLRERKKKEKKAAKAAAAAAAAAAAAAAAAASSEEPEVNGSKPVSRKTESPLAAGKQSSPPSPQLEAQVQVQVAQAPVQAQTPPQISGKKKEKKKQKAEPVDDQQPEVKAEHAPALVKKEAPIVAETKVLDGATPSATTGKKKNSAKKQKTEPVDEAHVLADSAASANHQAGHNDDVPSKGSGKKQKNETDKENTEVKLKELLSGLSSLALSEAEVVSVMALLREKSPNALDAWHKSAARPDPAAQERERLLTTLQEEASIAKDKVKQLSQELQVEKQKTGRVEAMMREQRAAMEKELGSMQGKAQGSYQELQTMQIKFQQVREQLESQITRLQQENGILRDAVSSATNQMESKNSAELNKLRSEYAGLMKELADNNSKLQQEEHQRKSLEVSYKQNVSQLEAQLQDAKRRWEELQNFLHNVNAEREKLQASKQELHSQLLAVETEMNNKNKEIQTLHGSLTEAMVSKERLEQRVMELMEMSQHSMPDDSLQARVQDLMNENKGLHVQSETLQVQNETLQAQISSQVSHVSHIEELQKLLADKELQRKSLEDSLNAERSSGASRETNMQALHNENMSLKAELQKLQAQISEQTASQMALDQFQKSVREKEDNMKTVEDLLEKGLIEVANKEEELKVVREEHEALKQETEALKRQIAEQVSSESIVEELQSKIQEKDEKLRSMEESLQTAQDTSSTREKAVEALEQQLAALQEEMEQLRQKETPEELTSCGSQLQEVEAQLEAKDHEIQMLEAELEARTKELSEKVEQIHQQQSHTAVPSPELLTALSEKEKQVSDLQGELAELRDSVELHRKKNNELREKNWSAMEALSATEAMLQGKLGKAVKENQTVLAMCQAECRDVLHRLLPHVPLPSEQNHQEWLHRFEGAAAESSAAQSTPASGDSKGLAEKLQEAEEAQKILQKDCETYKKVLAETEGILQRLQSSVEQEESRWRVKLELSQGELREMSQKVTALEQEIERLTDGAELENLRREKQHLESELERAERESATYVTEVRELKDLLTELQTRLDGSYTEAIRQNEELNLLKTQLTQTLSKLETEENERQKVAGDLYTAQQSLDLIQGELSKVTDNADDLIENSSLSSQREEIDRKEKMTAGLNQTVRELQQLLQGVSRQLTKGQEGEADKDLPKV